The Thermoanaerobaculia bacterium genomic interval TCCCGATTCTCCGGCGAGTCGTGGTACGCGACGATCCTCCCGGCGCCCATGGCTTCGACGAGCGCGGGATGGGTTCCCCCGACCTCGGTCGCCTGGACGTACGCCCGCGCGTGGAAGAGGAGCTCCCGGTAGCCTTCGCCGTACACCGCGCCGGGAAAGAGGACGCGGCCGTCCGCCGCCCGTTTCACGCGGGCGATGTATTCCGCCGCGTAAGGGGCGTCTCCGACGACGACGAGGGGGAGATCCCCTTTCGCCTCGCGGTACGCCTCGACGACGGCGAGCGCGTTGTTCTCCGGCTCGAGACGCGAGACGTAGAGGAAGTAGCGGCCCGGAGCGATCCCGAGCCGGCCGAGCGCGGCGCTCCCGGCGGGCGGTTCGAGATCCCCGCCGTACGGAATGACGAGCGGATCGACTCCGAAAGTCTCCGCGTAATACCGGCGGATCACCCCGGCGTCCGTGACGAGGACGTCGGGCAGGGCGGTCGAGAGCCGCTCCGAGATCGCGTACGCGGCCCGGCCCGCCGCGCTCCATTTTCGGCGGTTCCGCTCGAGGCCGTCCACGTTCAGGAGCACGCGCGCTCCCGAGAGCTTCGGGATCCCGCAGACGGCGGCC includes:
- a CDS encoding DUF1972 domain-containing protein, whose protein sequence is MRIAILGTRGIPPRYGGFETFADELSRRLARRGHDVTVYCRTHYTDRSITKVGDVNVVVLPTIRSKYLDTIVHAFLSAIHAARRRYDAVLFCNAITAAVCGIPKLSGARVLLNVDGLERNRRKWSAAGRAAYAISERLSTALPDVLVTDAGVIRRYYAETFGVDPLVIPYGGDLEPPAGSAALGRLGIAPGRYFLYVSRLEPENNALAVVEAYREAKGDLPLVVVGDAPYAAEYIARVKRAADGRVLFPGAVYGEGYRELLFHARAYVQATEVGGTHPALVEAMGAGRIVAYHDSPENR